One genomic segment of Kocuria rhizophila DC2201 includes these proteins:
- a CDS encoding amino acid permease has product MSSSTPQQPAPQGSPQENHTLSRGLSMRHIQFIALGSAIGTGLFYGSATAIQAAGPSVILAYLIAGAVVYMVMRALGEMAVRHPVPGSFGQYAARYLGPFAGFVTGWTFVFEMIVVAIADVTAFGVYMGFWFPDTPRWIWVAAVILFIAAINTRNVKIFGELEFWLTIIKVGAILAMIVGGIVLMVIGVSYAPGEPVGVQNLVDHGGFLPNGVGGLLAALSVVVFAFGGIETIGITAGEAGDPARSIPKAVNAVPARILLFYVGTMVVLMSLVPWTEITGEASPFVQIFSALGIPAAASILNVVVIVAAISAINADTFGAGRMLFGLAEQGQAPRAFTKVSRNGVPWLTVVVMGIALGIGAVLNAVIPEDVFLIIASIATFATVWVWLMILLSHIAMRREIERKNRPESEFKVPFWPVASWAATVGILFVIVLLGWFPDTRVALIVGVVWLVLLGVGYALFVRGSGRHRPPLDDHTALITLPRS; this is encoded by the coding sequence ATGAGCAGTTCCACCCCGCAGCAACCCGCTCCACAGGGGTCCCCGCAGGAGAACCACACCCTGTCCCGCGGTCTGAGCATGCGCCACATCCAGTTCATCGCGCTGGGCTCGGCGATCGGCACCGGGCTGTTCTACGGCTCGGCCACCGCCATCCAGGCGGCCGGGCCGTCCGTGATCCTCGCGTACCTGATCGCCGGAGCGGTGGTCTACATGGTCATGCGCGCCCTCGGCGAGATGGCCGTGCGCCACCCCGTCCCCGGTTCGTTCGGCCAGTACGCCGCGCGCTACCTGGGCCCGTTCGCGGGCTTCGTTACGGGCTGGACGTTCGTGTTCGAGATGATCGTGGTGGCCATTGCGGACGTCACCGCGTTCGGCGTGTACATGGGCTTCTGGTTCCCGGACACGCCCCGCTGGATCTGGGTGGCCGCGGTGATCCTGTTCATCGCCGCCATCAACACGCGCAACGTGAAGATCTTCGGTGAGCTCGAGTTCTGGCTGACCATCATCAAGGTGGGTGCCATCCTGGCGATGATCGTGGGCGGCATCGTGCTCATGGTGATCGGCGTCTCCTACGCCCCCGGCGAGCCCGTGGGCGTGCAGAACCTGGTGGACCACGGCGGCTTCCTGCCCAACGGCGTGGGTGGCCTGCTGGCCGCACTGTCCGTGGTGGTCTTCGCGTTCGGCGGCATCGAGACCATCGGCATCACCGCCGGTGAAGCCGGTGATCCGGCCCGCTCCATCCCCAAGGCCGTCAACGCCGTGCCCGCCCGCATCCTGCTGTTCTACGTGGGCACCATGGTGGTGCTGATGTCCCTGGTGCCGTGGACCGAGATCACCGGCGAGGCCAGCCCGTTCGTGCAGATCTTCTCCGCCCTGGGTATTCCCGCTGCGGCATCCATCCTCAACGTGGTGGTCATCGTCGCCGCCATCTCCGCGATCAACGCCGACACCTTCGGCGCGGGCCGCATGCTCTTCGGCCTCGCGGAGCAGGGCCAGGCGCCCCGGGCCTTCACCAAGGTCTCCCGCAACGGCGTCCCGTGGCTCACCGTGGTGGTCATGGGCATCGCCCTGGGCATCGGCGCGGTCCTCAACGCTGTGATCCCCGAGGACGTGTTCCTCATCATCGCCTCGATTGCCACGTTCGCCACCGTGTGGGTGTGGCTCATGATCCTGCTCTCGCACATCGCCATGAGGCGGGAGATCGAGCGCAAGAACCGCCCCGAGTCCGAGTTCAAGGTCCCGTTCTGGCCCGTGGCCTCGTGGGCCGCGACCGTCGGCATCCTGTTCGTGATCGTGCTGCTCGGCTGGTTCCCGGACACCCGCGTGGCGCTGATCGTGGGCGTCGTGTGGCTCGTGCTCCTGGGCGTGGGCTACGCGCTGTTCGTCCGGGGCAGCGGCCGCCACCGCCCGCCGCTGGACGACCACACCGCGCTGATCACCCTGCCCCGCAGCTGA
- the hutG gene encoding formimidoylglutamase: MNPTRIIPPDDSVWSGRTDGGTPEHLRWHQKVRPESGDQGSATEAAAVELIGFSCDEGVRRNKGRVGASEGPDALRGALAPLAMHANFGIHDAGTVVVPDRDLEDGQDTLGQHVARLLDTGNPVIVLGGGHDTAWGSYLGRTRSERLRDKRVGVLNLDAHFDLRQADEPSSGTPFLQMARADQEAGRTFDYTVLGISEPNNTGVLFRTADELGVDYLTDEQCQPSHLDAVLEVVDRLVKRVDAIHLSIDLDVLPAAVAPGVSAPAGYGVPLETIQAVCHRVARSGKLVLVDVVELLPRMDVDGRTARAAARLITTLAHDALSTTTPRPASAGTSPHAGGAAATSSSPRAGGAAATSSPGAATTASTARPAPTPPTGLAGNTTGDHR; encoded by the coding sequence ATGAATCCCACCCGGATCATTCCACCGGACGACTCCGTCTGGAGCGGACGAACGGACGGGGGCACCCCCGAGCACCTGCGCTGGCACCAGAAGGTGCGCCCAGAATCAGGCGACCAGGGCAGCGCCACCGAGGCCGCCGCCGTCGAGCTCATCGGCTTCTCCTGCGACGAGGGCGTGCGCCGCAACAAGGGCCGCGTGGGCGCCTCCGAGGGTCCGGACGCCCTGCGCGGTGCACTCGCCCCTCTGGCGATGCATGCCAACTTCGGCATCCACGACGCCGGCACCGTGGTGGTCCCGGACCGCGACCTGGAGGACGGCCAAGACACCCTGGGGCAGCACGTCGCACGCCTCCTGGACACCGGCAACCCCGTGATCGTCCTGGGTGGCGGCCACGACACCGCGTGGGGCAGCTACCTGGGCCGCACCCGCAGTGAGCGCCTGCGGGACAAGCGCGTGGGCGTGCTGAACCTGGACGCCCACTTCGACCTGCGCCAGGCGGACGAGCCCTCCTCCGGCACCCCGTTCCTGCAGATGGCCCGCGCGGACCAGGAGGCGGGCCGCACGTTCGACTACACCGTGCTGGGCATCAGCGAGCCCAACAACACCGGCGTCCTGTTCCGCACCGCGGACGAGCTGGGCGTGGATTACCTCACGGACGAGCAGTGCCAGCCGAGCCACCTCGACGCCGTCCTGGAGGTCGTGGACCGTCTCGTCAAGCGTGTGGACGCCATCCACCTGAGCATCGACCTGGACGTCCTGCCCGCCGCCGTGGCGCCCGGCGTGAGCGCCCCGGCCGGATACGGTGTTCCCCTGGAGACCATCCAGGCCGTGTGCCACCGCGTGGCCCGCAGCGGCAAACTGGTGCTCGTGGACGTGGTGGAGCTGCTGCCGCGGATGGACGTGGACGGTCGCACCGCCCGCGCCGCCGCGCGCCTCATCACCACCCTGGCCCACGACGCCCTGAGCACGACGACACCGCGCCCGGCCTCCGCGGGCACGTCCCCGCACGCGGGAGGCGCCGCCGCGACGTCGTCCTCCCCGCGCGCCGGGGGCGCCGCCGCGACGTCGTCCCCCGGGGCGGCGACCACCGCATCAACCGCCCGCCCCGCACCGACCCCACCCACCGGCCTCGCCGGGAACACCACGGGAGATCACCGATGA
- a CDS encoding IclR family transcriptional regulator, with protein sequence MPGPKVPAAQSTLRILRFLASRKGPVAASSIATALELPRSSVYHLLAVMTEQGFVVHLPEERLYGLGIAAFELSSAYTRQDPMARLGEPLLRALVDAVGENAHLAVMHGRDVVYVVEERAPYKPSLVTNVGVRIPAHLTASGRSMLAGLPAAQVRALYPDRASFASRWESTAITTPGQLRAELSRTRERGWAVEEGDVTPNFASVAVAAHDHRGLPVAGVALTFLGHKIDDERRAELVGHVRRTAEALTRRLHGAVPGVGA encoded by the coding sequence ATGCCGGGACCCAAGGTGCCTGCCGCCCAGAGCACGCTGCGGATCCTGCGGTTCCTGGCCTCTCGGAAGGGGCCGGTGGCGGCGTCGTCGATTGCGACGGCGCTGGAGCTGCCGCGGTCCAGCGTGTACCACCTGCTGGCGGTGATGACGGAGCAGGGGTTCGTGGTGCACCTGCCCGAGGAGCGGCTGTACGGGCTGGGGATCGCGGCGTTCGAGCTGTCCTCGGCGTACACGCGGCAGGATCCGATGGCGCGGCTGGGTGAGCCGCTGCTGCGCGCACTCGTGGACGCGGTGGGCGAGAACGCGCACCTGGCGGTGATGCACGGGCGGGACGTGGTCTACGTGGTGGAGGAGCGGGCGCCGTACAAGCCGTCGCTGGTGACGAACGTGGGTGTGCGCATCCCGGCGCACCTCACGGCGAGCGGGCGGTCGATGCTCGCGGGCCTGCCCGCCGCACAGGTGCGGGCGCTGTACCCGGACCGGGCGTCGTTCGCGTCCCGGTGGGAGAGCACGGCGATCACGACGCCAGGGCAGCTGCGCGCCGAGCTTTCGCGGACCCGGGAGCGCGGCTGGGCCGTGGAGGAGGGTGACGTGACGCCGAACTTCGCGTCCGTGGCGGTCGCGGCCCACGACCATCGGGGACTGCCGGTGGCGGGGGTGGCGCTCACGTTCCTAGGGCACAAGATCGACGACGAGCGGCGGGCAGAGCTGGTGGGGCACGTGCGGCGGACGGCGGAGGCGCTGACTCGGCGCTTGCACGGGGCGGTGCCGGGGGTTGGGGCCTGA